From a single Lolium rigidum isolate FL_2022 chromosome 7, APGP_CSIRO_Lrig_0.1, whole genome shotgun sequence genomic region:
- the LOC124674764 gene encoding ubiquitin-like-conjugating enzyme ATG10 isoform X1 gives MVGSSVWDGTLSIDEFSASAKALVSKWGQIEVDDSLPDWAWRPCCRMGVPSETEGFLALEGVYQIEESNGLDDDGGIVEHDTWVQSSCDNVHVYDFHIAYSFSYKVPVLYFQGHEAGGQLLTIDEIKKDLSSQSLKTLSESKWTFITREEHPHLSLPWFTLHPCGTSDWMKLLLDKLGDKDRSLQYLSAWLSVVGQAVGLKIPLKLYCSS, from the exons ATGGTGGGCTCCTCCGTGTGGGACGGGACTCTGTCTATCGACGAGTTCAGCGCCTCGGCGAAGGCTCTGGTCAGCAAGTGGGGGCAGATCGAAGTCGACGACTCTCTTCCCGACTGGGCGTGGAGACCTTGCTGCAGAATGGGGGTGCCATCTGAG ACGGAGGGGTTCCTAGCTCTGGAAGGAGTGTACCAG ATTGAGGAGAGCAACGGCCTTGATGATGATGGGGGGATTGTAGAGCATGATACTTGG GTCCAGAGCTCTTGTGATAATGTTCATGTATATGATTTCCATATCGCCTACAGCTTTTCTTACAAGGTTCCGGTGCTATATTTTCAAGGTCATGAGGCTG GTGGGCAGCTACTAACTATAGATGAGATAAAAAAGGACCTTTCTTCTCAGTCACTTAAAACATTAAGTGAATCAAAGTGGACGTTTATTACTCGAGAG GAGCATCCCCACCTAAGTTTGCCATGGTTCACCTTGCATCCCTGTGGAACCAGTGACTGGATGAAGTTACTTCTTGATAAATTGGGAGATAAGGACCGATCTCTGCAGTACTTGTCAGCATGGTTATCTGTGGTTGGCCAGGCAGTAGGATTGAAAATCCCGCTCAAGCTTTACTGCAGTTCATAG
- the LOC124671778 gene encoding desmethyl-deoxy-podophyllotoxin synthase-like — protein MTNPPPGPWQLPVIGSLHHLVGALPHRAMRDLALRHGPLMLLRMGELPVVVASSAEAAREVMKTHDVAFATRPGTHTFATLASDSLGIVLAPHGEHWRQVRKLCVNELLSARRVRSFRGSREAEASSLVASLASASLASEAPVNVSPLISTFVADAVMSAVVGDRIGNRDAFLEGLNEGLQVAVGFSLPDLFPSSRLARALSGTARRVDAVVRKMVRLMDGVIEEKRARSAAGAGEEDQDLLDVLLRIHADGGPLDMGTIRAVIRDLFGAGSESSSTTIQWAMAELMRNPAALRRAQAEVRGALAGQSRVSEDALPELRYVQLVIKETLRLHAPLPLLLPRECREPCRVLGYDVPQGAMVLVNAWAIGRDAATWGPDAEEFRPERFEEAAAADFRGTDFEFVPFGAGRRMCPGISFGLAVMELALASLLFHFDWELPGGAGELDMAEALAITASRKSDLLLRATVRVPAVPPPHKC, from the coding sequence ATGACGAACCCACCTCCGGGGCCATGGCAGCTGCCGGTCATCGGCAGCCTGCACCACCTCGTCGGCGCGCTCCCGCACCGCGCCATGCGGGACCTCGCCCTCCGGCACGGCCCTCTTATGCTGCTCCGCATGGGTGAGCTCCCCGTCGTGGTGGCCTCCTCGGCCGAGGCCGCGAGGGAGGTCATGAAGACCCACGACGTCGCGTTTGCTACCCGGCCCGGGACCCACACCTTCGCCACGCTCGCCAGCGACAGCCTCGGCATCGTCCTCGCGCCGCACGGTGAGCACTGGCGCCAGGTCCGCAAGCTCTGCGTCAACGAGCTGCTCAGCGCGCGGCGGGTCCGGTCCTTCCGGGGGTCCCGCGAGGCGGAGGCTTCCAGCCTCGTCGCGTCGCTGGCGTCCGCGTCACTGGCGTCGGAGGCGCCGGTGAACGTCAGCCCCCTGATCTCCACTTTCGTCGCCGACGCGGTGATGAGCGCCGTGGTGGGCGACAGGATCGGGAACCGTGATGCCTTCTTGGAGGGCCTGAACGAGGGCCTCCAGGTCGCTGTCGGGTTCAGCCTCCCCGACCTGTTCCCTTCGTCGCGCCTCGCACGCGCGCTCAGCGGGACGGCGCGACGGGTGGACGCGGTGGTCCGCAAGATGGTCCGGCTCATGGACGGCGTCATCGAGGAGAAACGCGCGAGGTCAGCAGCCGGCGCCGGTGAGGAGGACCAAGACCTCCTCGACGTGCTGCTGCGCATCCATGCGGACGGCGGGCCTCTGGACATGGGAACCATCCGTGCCGTGATCAGGGATCTTTTCGGGGCCGGGAGCGAGTCCTCGTCGACGACGATCCAGTGGGCCATGGCAGAGCTCATGCGGAACCCGGCGGCGCTCCGGAGGGCGCAGGCGGAGGTGCGTGGCGCGCTCGCCGGGCAGAGCCGCGTCTCGGAGGACGCCCTGCCGGAGCTACGCTACGTGCAGCTGGTGATCAAGGAGACGCTCCGGCTGCacgcgccgctgccgctgctcctCCCGCGGGAGTGCCGGGAGCCCTGCCGCGTCCTCGGCTACGACGTGCCACAGGGCGCCATGGTGCTCGTCAATGCGTGGGCGATCGGCCGAGACGCCGCGACCTGGGGCCCCGACGCTGAGGAGTTCAGGCCGGAGAGGttcgaggaggccgcggcggcggactTCAGGGGCACGGACTTCGAGTTCGTTCCGTTCGGGGCGGGCCGGAGAATGTGCCCCGGGATATCATTCGGGCTCGCCGTAATGGAGCTCGCGCTGGCGAGCCTCCTCTTCCACTTCGACTGGGAGCTTCCAGGAGGCGCCGGTGAGCTGGACATGGCGGAGGCGCTCGCGATCACCGCAAGCAGGAAGTCAGACTTGTTGCTGCGCGCCACCGTGCGTGTTCCTGCCGTCCCGCCACCTCATAAATGCTAG